Proteins co-encoded in one Leptodactylus fuscus isolate aLepFus1 chromosome 4, aLepFus1.hap2, whole genome shotgun sequence genomic window:
- the CIBAR1 gene encoding CBY1-interacting BAR domain-containing protein 1 yields MSQTAEARARDNQTRQIQETVSNVEKHFGELCQIYAGYVRKTARLRDKADLLVREVNAYADTETPNLKHGLKGFADELAKLQDYRQAEVERLEAKVVEPLKSYGAIVKLKREDLKVTLNARNRESKQMAQLEKTRQRNPSDRQIISQAETELQRATMDAARISRQLEETIDNFEKQKIKDIKKIFSDFVTVEMLFHGKALEVLTAAFQHIEDIDEEEDLEVFRSSLHPPDFQSRLDIVRANSRTGTSKRMSASLSSTAASRHKKKTEEEEDEEENDLDDEDDESTDGYN; encoded by the exons atgagCCAGACAGCAGAGGCCAGGGCTAG AGACAATCAGACCAGACAGATTCAAGAAACTGTCAGTAATGTGGAAAAGCACTTTGGAGAACTGTGCCAAATCTATGCCGGGTATGTCCGTAAAACAGCCAGGCTACGGGACAAAGCGGATCTCCTGGTCAGAGAAGTCAATGCGTATGCCGACACCGAAACGCCGAATCTGAAACATGGACTCAAGGGTTTTGCTGATGAACTTGCCAAACTCCAGGATTATCGACAGGCGGAG GTGGAAAGACTTGAAGCCAAAGTAGTTGAACCTCTGAAAAGTTATGGCGCTATAGTCAAGCTTAAAAGG gaGGATCTTAAAGTGACCTTAAATGCAAGAAACAGAGAATCGAAGCAGATGGCACAGCTAGAGAAAACCCGTCAGAGAAACCCATCAGATCGGCAAATCATT TCACAG GCTGAGACAGAATTACAGAGAGCTACAATGGACGCGGCCAGAATAAGTCGCCAGCTGGAGGAAACCATTGACAATTTTGAAAAACAGAAGATTAAAGATATCAAA aaAATTTTTAGCGACTTTGTAACCGTTGAGATGTTGTTCCACGGGAAGGCTTTAGAAGTATTGACTGCTGCCTTTCAGCATATCGAGGACATTGATGAAGAGGAAGATCTAGAG GTCTTCAGAAGTTCTCTTCATCCTCCAGATTTTCAATCTCGCTTAGATATAGTACGTGCCAATTCAAGAACTGGAACATCAAAGAGGATGTCCGCTTCTTTATCATCA ACTGCTGCAAGCCGGCACaaaaagaagacagaagaggaggaggatgaagaagaaAATGACCTCGATGACGAGGATGATGAATCAACAGACGGCTACAACTAA